In Lepus europaeus isolate LE1 chromosome 8, mLepTim1.pri, whole genome shotgun sequence, a single genomic region encodes these proteins:
- the NUDT6 gene encoding nucleoside diphosphate-linked moiety X motif 6 isoform X2, whose product MWKFPGGLSEPGEDIGDTAVREVFEETGIESEFQSLLSIRQQHTSPGAFGKSDMYIVCRLKPFSFTINFCQHECLRCEWMDLTELVKTENTTPITRRVAGLLLYGYREGFDKIDLTMEKLPAVYAGLFYKLYHKELPENYKTMIGMD is encoded by the exons ATGTGGAAGTTTCCCGGGGGCCTGTCAGAGCCTGGAGAAGACATCG gagacacagcagtTCGAGAAGTTTTTGAAGAGACTGGGATAGAATCAGAATTCCAGTCCCTCTTGAGTATCCGGCAGCAGCACACCAGTCCGGGAGCCTTTGGGAAGTCTGATATGTATATTGTCTGCCGCCTCAAGCCATTTTCATTCACCATAAATTTTTGCCAGCATGAATGCTTAAGATGCGAGTGGATGGATCTCACTGAGCTTGTTAAGACTGAAAACACAACTCCCATCACCCGCAGAGTCGCGGGACTGCTGCTATATGGGTACAGAGAAGGGTTTGACAAGATTGATCTGACCATGGAAAAGCTTCCAGCAGTTTACGCAGGCCTTTTCTATAAACTGTATCACAAAGAACTGCCAGAGAATTACAAAACTATGATAGGAATGGATTAA